The following are encoded in a window of Fusarium falciforme chromosome 11, complete sequence genomic DNA:
- a CDS encoding Carboxylic ester hydrolase, which yields MGNTISYNTKETVIDLGPKGKIKGLQYDDKAVRYAGVPYALPPTGEHRWRKPRPLPPSYAYSGSEGSYDATSFRPPCAQGAQIHGTAPKPGSEDCLIVNIWTPVKKLEDPDKKWPVMIWIHGGWFQIGNPSQDIDMDPTELVGTSGLDAIFVAVGYRLNIFGFLATQALADENGGEAAGNFGLWDQRLAIEWVYENIGSFGGDVNNITLSGRSAGAYSVEAQTLYEFRKKNKDGPAEHFHRIFMTSNAIPAQPKTIAETKGQFDEVCQYLGIDLGLSGTERLAKLRQVSQETLLAAIPKLNNHTFRPITDDIFFHSGMVEYLRDGGFAAEFKKRGMKLLIGEVLNEDKLYAQFNAPEQGNIEDLRLQTSNYYAPETTDRVIKQYKLPEGTDLDEWKAVFGNIIADGQVRAPGRFFVDNLHKHGVPVSDIWRYQIGYRLSFIPEKVAPLSYGVTHAMDKSYWNYSIHHGPTAEEKAMMSEWIGNLVAFVQNDKEFDFGTRQIEQHKIVSPDMKIEVVTDGRFKELSALGSVFAQG from the exons ATGGGAAACACTATTTCATACAATACCAAAGAAACCGTCATTGACCTTGGTCCCAAGGGCAAGATCAAGGGACTGCAATACGATGACAAGGCGGTACGATATGCTGGCGTCCCGTATGCTTTACCACCAACGGGAGAGCATCGATGGCGAAAACCACGGCCACTTCCTCCTTCGTATGCGTATTCTGGGTCAGAAGGTTCTTATGATGCCACCTCTTTCCGGCCTCCATGTGCACAAGGAGCCCAAATCCATGGCACCGCCCCAAAGCCTGGATCTGAGGATTGCCTCATTGTGAATATCTGGACGCCGGTGAAGAAGCTAGAGGACCCGGATAAGAAGTGGCCTGTGATGATTTGGATTCACGGAGGCTGGTTCCAGATAGGCAACCCATCCCAAGATATCGACATGGATCCAACTGAGCTGGTTGGGACGAGCGGGTTGGATGCCATCTTTGTTGCGGTTGGATACCGCCTCAACATTTTTGGCTTCCTTGCCACTCAAGCCCTAGCCGATGAAAACGGAGGCGAGGCAGCTGGCAACTTTGGGCTCTGGGACCAGAGACTTGCTATCGAGTGGGTGTACGAAAACATTGGCAGCTTCGGGGGAGATGTCAACAACATCACGCTTTCTGGACGGAGTGCAGGTGCATACTCAGTCGAAGCCCAAACTCTCTACGAATTCCGAAAGAAGAACAAAGATGGCCCGGCTGAGCACTTTCACCGCATTTTTATGACGTCAAACGCGATTCCAGCACAACCCAAGACCATCGCTGAAACAAAGGGCCAGTTTGATGAAGTTTGCCAGTACCTCGGGATTGACTTGGGCTTGTCGGGAACCGAGAGGCTAGCAAAGCTACGACAAGTAAGCCAGGAAACACTTCTGGCCGCTATCCCGAAACTCAACAACCATACCTTCCGTCCCATCACCGATGACATATTCTTCCATTCCGGCATGGTTGAATACCTGAGAGACGGAGGGTTCGCCGCCGAGTTCAAGAAACGCGGAATGAAACTCCTCATTGGCGAGGTGTTGAACGAGGACAAACTTTATGCCCAGTTTAACGCACCTGAACAAGGAAACATCGAGGATTTGCGCTTACAAACATCCAACTACTACGCGCCAGAAACAACCGACCGCGTCATCAAGCAGTACAAGCTACCTGAGGGCACGGATCTCGATGAGTGGAAGGCAGTCTTTGGAAACATCATTGCTGATGGACAGGTCCGCGCTCCGGGGCGTTTCTTTGTGGACAATCTACACAAGCATGGCGTTCCTGTCTCGGATATTTGGAGATATCAGATCGGCTACCGGCTCTCTTTTATTCCTGAAAAGGTGGCTCCTCTGTCGTATGGTGTGACACATGCCATGGATAAGTCATACTGGAA CTACTCTATTCACCATGGGCCAACTGCCGAGGAGAAAGCCATGATGAGTGAATGGATTGGCAATCTCGTCGCATTTGTTCAAAACGACAAAGAGTTCGACTTTGGAACCCGGCAAATCGAGCAGCACAAGATAGTGTCGCCCGATATGAAGATAGAGGTTGTGACTGATGGCCGTTTCAAGGAGTTGAGTGCTTTGGGCAGCGTCTTTGCGCAAGGTTAA
- a CDS encoding MFS domain-containing protein produces MTNSLDKVSSVKMKEDRSQQADNELQQELRNYVPHTTEEKKLVRKIDMFLMPMLWIMYILNYVDRTNIGNAKIAGMQDDLDLTDDDYAWVLSIFFFGYLICEVPSNMVLSRSRPSIFLPGIMLVWGALSALMSISKSYGALLAFRFILGCIEAGFFPGVLYLLSCWYTRAELGKRFAIFYTAAVLSGAFGGILAGAITSNLHDAHGIAGWRWLFIVEGVATVGVALIAFFVLLDYPATSKRLTPAERKLAKIRIIHDGIAAGGQSHQRLTHWQAFIAAASDPRTYLFIVLFMLDVGAGTISYFIPTITVTLGYDTVTAQYMTVPIYAVASVCLNITAWNSDRTLERRWHITGALALGFTCSVVCAAVQTPIVRYVMICFVAAGIWTALPLILSWTSGIISLPPEKRAIVLAMVNAFGNFSSVYGSRIWPRKDSPAYHVGFGVTAGFLGAGMVLAILIPILNKMVDWKGTEAERELAAADEEEAH; encoded by the exons ATGACCAACTCACTCGACAAAGTGTCATCTGTTaagatgaaggaggaccGGTCGCAGCAGGCCGACAACGAGCTCCAGCAGGAACTACGCAACTATGTCCCCCACACgacagaagagaagaaactcGTCAGGAAGATCGACATGTTCCTGATGCCGATGCTTTGGATCATGTACATTTTGAACTATGTCGACCGAACCAACATT GGAAATGCCAAGATCGCCGGCATGCAGGACGACCTTGACCTCACGGACGACGACTACGCTTGGGTCCTTTCCATATTCTTCTTCGGATATCTCATCTGCGAGGTTCCCTCCAACATGGTCCTCAGCCGCAGTCGACCGTCCATCTTCCTCCCTGGCATAATGCTCGTTTGGGGAGCCCTGAGCGCCCTCATGTCCATTTCAAAAAGCTACGGCGCCCTCCTTGCCTTCAGATTCATCCTAGGCTGCATCGAAGCCGGTTTCTTCCCAGGTGTGCTGTATCTGCTGAGCTGCTGGTACACGCGGGCTGAGTTGG GGAAGCGCTTTGCCATCTTCTACACCGCCGCAGTCCTATCAGGTGCCTTCGGTGGCATCTTGGCTGGCGCCATCACCTCGAACCTCCACGACGCGCACGGCATAGCTGGCTGGCGATGGCTCTTCATCGTTGAAGGCGTGGCCACTGTCGGCGTTGCTTTGATCGCCttcttcgtcctcctcgactACCCCGCGACATCGAAGCGGCTGACGCCGGCCGAGCGCAAGCTTGCAAAGATCCGCATTATCCATGATGGTATCGCCGCAGGAGGCCAGAGCCACCAGCGTCTTACCCACTGGCAAGCCTtcatcgccgccgcctcgGATCCGCGAACATATCTGTTTATTGTCCTTTTCATGCTCGATGTTGGTGCTGGCACCATCTCGTACTTCATCCCGACCATCACTGTCACGCTTGGCTATGACACCGTCACCGCTCAGTACATGACGGTTCCCATCTACGCCGTTGCCTCGGTTTGTCTCAACATCACCGCCTGGAACTCTGACCGCACTCTCGAGCGTCGATGGCACATCACTGGCGCGCTGGCTCTTGGCTTTACATGCAGCGTTGTCTGTGCCGCCGTCCAGACGCCCATTGTCCGTTACGTCATGATCTGCTTCGTCGCGGCTGGCATCTGGACTGCGCTACCCCTCATTCTATCCTGGACTAGCGGTATCATCTCTCTGCCTCCGGAGAAGCGCGCGATTGTCTTGGCCATGGTGAACGCCTTTGGAAACTTTTCGAGCGTCTACGGAAGCCGCATCTGGCCTAGAAAGGACTCTCCGGCATACCATGTTGGCTTTGGTGTTACGGCTGGCTTTTTGGGGGCAGGCATGGTTCTCGCTATCTTGATTCCCATCCTGAACAAGATGGTTGACTGGAAAGGTACTGAGGCAGAGAGAGAGCTTGCGGCtgctgatgaggaagaggcgcACTAA
- a CDS encoding Zn(2)-C6 fungal-type domain-containing protein, giving the protein MTADGHSESLRLPPPRPEARSEANPDSSSVRPGHVTAMTRQNSADEAPQGRHEEAILNTPMASLYEVTKLRNIRSNPAVLPTGGTQQSDFISQGKLGLRDAEALFSTFRETLNAYLWGGLALVHTTLEAARASSTILTAAVLTVTALHVHDGAAAFDICYPIFLELTSHSIFARYHTLDDVRGLCIGAFWLSDVSWKLSGLAVRIAIELNLHQFTTESFRNATAQEFEKARLWYLLYVCDHHFSIAYGRPPMINESGIITSHESALLAPMATTSDLRLHSQVSIFIILSRISQTFGSERSKMIDDSEFRSLRQYDLELGLWRDHWEQLLVPDQHVSQYPSRGVVLHYHFARLQLFSVCLRGLKPSEEYTISTERRDFINNAIQSAFSALNLILDDPDMRKAVLGMPLYLLTTITYACLFLIKLQSQWTPAQLNISTTDVVNAVERTTTLLHNTHHCERHVIHYVKTGLSSMLKTLKEYSVPDGEDQSFQDAGMQWLEGTVWDGEDWKAWFNGDALDPSSSILDLLNYQMTL; this is encoded by the exons ATGACCGCGGATGGTCACAGTGAGTCGTTGCGACTGCCGCCTCCGAGACCAGAAGCCCGATCAGAGGCCAACCCTGACTCCTCGTCTGTGAGACCTGGCCATGTCACAGCCATGACGAGGCAGAATTCTGCAGATGAAGCGCCCCAGGGTCGACATGAGGAGGCCATTCTCAACACTCCAATGGCAAGCCTCTATGAGGTGACCAAGCTGCGAAACATCCGTAGCAACCCCGCCGTCTTGCCCACCGGTGGGACGCAGCAATCAGATTTCATCTCACAAGGAAAGCTCGGACTCCGGGACGCCGAGGCTCTCTTCTCCACGTTTCGCGAGACCCTCAACGCGTATCTCTGGGGTGGTCTCGCCTTGGTTCACACTACCCTCGAGGCAGCCCGGGCCTCATCTACGATTCTAACGGCTGCTGTTCTGACCGTGACTGCACTGCACGTTCATGACGGTGCTGCCGCGTTTGACATCTGCTATCCCATATTTCTTGAGCTCACGAGCCACTCGATCTTTGCTCGATACCACACTCTCGACGACGTCAGAGGTCTCTGCATCGGCGCATTCTGGCTCTCCGATGTCAGCTGGAAGTTATCTGGCCTCGCTGTCCGTATCGCCATCGAGCTGAATCTCCATCAATTCACCACCGAATCCTTCAGGAACGCCACAGCCCAGGAGTTCGAGAAGGCCAGACTATGGTACCTCCTATATGTTTGCGATCACCATTTCAGCATCGCATACGGCCGGCCTCCGATGATAAACGAGAGTGGCATAATCACCAGTCATGAGAGTGCTCTCCTAGCACCAATGGCAACAACTTCTGACCTGCGACTTCACAGCCAAGTCAGTATTTTCATCATACTCAGTCGAATATCGCAAACATTTGGCTCGGAACGCTCCAAGATGATCGACGACAGCGAGTTTAGGTCTCTTCGCCAGTACGATCTTGAACTGGGCCTTTGGCGGGATCATTGGGAGCAGCTGCTGG TCCCGGATCAGCATGTGTCCCAATATCCTTCCAGAGGAGTTGTTCTGCACTATCATTTCGCCAGGCTACAACTCTTCTCAGTATGCCTCCGTGGATTAAAGCCATCCGAGGAGTATACCATATCAACCGAACGACGAGACTTTATCAACAACGCCATCCAGAGCGCCTTTTCCGCCTTGAACCTGATCCTCGACGATCCAGACATGCGAAAGGCCGTATTGGGAATGCCTCTGTATCTCCTCACAACGATCACGTATGCGTGCCTGTTCCTCATCAAGCTGCAATCCCAATGGACTCCAGCTCAACTCAACATTAGCACTACGGACGTCGTCAATGCTGTGGAGAGAACAACGACCCTGCTGCACAATACGCATCACTGCGAAAGACACGTAATCCACTACGTGAAAACGGGACTCAGCAGCATGTTGAAGACACTCAAGGAGTATTCTGTGCCGGATGGGGAGGATCAAAGCTTTCAGGACGCAGGAATGCAATGGCTTGAGGGTACGGTCTGGGATGGAGAGGACTGGAAGGCTTGGTTTAATGGGGATGCGCTAGATCCATCAAGCAGTATTCTCGACTTGTTAAATTACCAGATGACACTATGA
- a CDS encoding HET domain-containing protein, protein MADPTTAFKYIPLSGPKKIRLLSLHPAWRSSQPIKCSFREITLQDNVASVDYEALSYTWGAPRGTEPIQCEGRTILVTPNCEQALLHLRQRFKPRTPWIDAICINQQSTEEKNQQVSTMGDIYSSATRTILWLGPKTNADLDAVMRHAARYGNMYQSVKKAFRKIRPDNNLYYTESIFEAPILSAAETERITRIVPNPWFLRIWTIQEFLLSNSAVFMMGHLQCPSLSLFTYFCFGKRLTGRADMAHFRMRNTLINMIPPSTNDHYFVSFMVLIVQLSALNNATDPRDKVYGVLAFLKSRWPELDLPVVDYSLSVETVYEQFTRFLINATKRLWPLKITVGSSSPGSHSSASWVLDLSNPDSIFPGEREEFFAFNGRDYVRKTPLTTKDTGQLRVRTKRIGTITQMSTRMPWDPISGSIAPKELDQERSQCLGDWTAFVTDIDMNHDQRKSPYLFHHLVRPQRSGGFPQSEETDPVPDPNYRALRVITNGLHYLRVRQQAEDEVSIASSTTPWDSQGEIEKKKRKERKKKKKEAEKTPSTFDDDARRLDRCVLFLTSRGNLATSPGDVHVGDRICAIEGSNSEFIVRRKGRGYQLVGRATVYRYGSQKARQQGKWNPTDWTEDEPGVFEMLLV, encoded by the exons ATGGCAGACCCTACAACCGCTTTTAAGTATATCCCGTTGTCGGGTCCTAAGAAGATccgccttctcagccttcaTCCCGCTTGGCGGTCAAGCCAGCCTATTAAATGCTCATTCAGAGAGATCACCCTCCAAGACAATGTCGCCTCTGTCGACTACGAAGCTCTCTCGTATACATGGGGCGCTCCACGGGGGACGGAGCCGATCCAGTGCGAGGGACGTACAATCCTTGTCACTCCCAACTGCGAACAagctctcctccacctccgccAGAGATTCAAGCCGCGAACCCCTTGGATCGATGCTATCTGCATCAACCAGCAGTCAACTGAAGAAAAGAACCAACAAGTCTCGACGATGGGAGATATTTACTCCTCTGCCACCCGCACGATCCTCTGGCTTGGGCCCAAGACGAACGCCGACCTAGATGCAGTGATGCGGCATGCTGCGCGATATGGAAACATGTATCAGAGCGTCAAGAAGGCATTTAGAAAGATTCGGCCGGACAATAATCTGTATTACACTGAAAGTATCTTTGAAGCACCAATCCTTT ccgcTGCCGAGACCGAACGTATAACCAGGATTGTCCCAAACCCATGGTTTCTCAGGATATGGACCATCCAAGAGTTCCTTCTGTCCAACTCCGCCGTGTTCATGATGGGGCATCTACAGTGCCCTTCGTTATCACTCTTTACATACTTCTGCTTCGGTAAAAGACTCACCGGACGAGCAGACATGGCCCATTTTAGAATGCGGAACACACTGATAAATATGATACCGCCATCAACAAATGATCACTATTTTGTCAGCTTCATGGTCCTTATCGTTCAGCTCTCAGCGCTCAACAATGCAACCGATCCGCGAGACAAGGTCTACGGTGTGCTGGCTTTTCTCAAGAGCAGATGGCCTGAGCTGGATCTTCCCGTTGTTGACTATTCGCTATCTGTCGAAACTGTATATGAGCAGTTCACTAGgttcctcatcaacgccaccAAGAGACTCTGGCCCCTGAAGATCACTGTTGGGTCCTCCAGTCCAGGGTCTCATTCCTCGGCCTCTTGGGTTCTGGACCTCAGCAACCCCGATAGTATATTTCCCGGGGAAAGAGAGGAATTTTTCGCTTTCAACGGAAGGGACTATGTCAGGAAGACCCCCTTGACCACAAAAGATACAGGCCAGCTCCGCGTGCGAACCAAGAGGATTGGAACCATCACGCAAATGAGCACCAGAATGCCATGGGACCCTATCTCGGGCAGCATAGCCCCCAAGGAGCTCGACCAAGAACGTTCACAATGTCTGGGCGATTGGACTGCTTTCGTCACAGACATTGATATGAATCACGACCAAAGGAAATCGCCGTACCTGTTTCACCATTTGGTTCGTCCTCAGCGTTCCGGCGGCTTTCCGCAGTCAGAGGAAACAGACCCTGTGCCGGACCCGAATTATCGGGCCTTGCGAGTCATCACCAATGGACTACATTACCTCAGAGTGAGACAGCAAGCAGAAGATGAAGTCAGTATTGCAAGCTCAACCACTCCATGGGATTCTCAGGGCGAGattgaaaagaagaagaggaaggagaggaaaaagaaaaagaaggaagCGGAAAAGACTCCCTCTACATTTGACGACGATGCACGCAGGCTTGACAGATGTGTCTTGTTTCTCACAAGCAGGGGAAACCTGGCGACTAGTCCTGGGGACGTGCACGTTGGGGACAGGATCTGCGCCATCGAGGGATCGAATTCCGAGTTTATCGTAAGGCGAAAAGGCAGGGGGTATCAGCTGGTGGGCAGAGCGACTGTATATCGGTACGGGTCTCAGAAGGCGAGGCAGCAGGGGAAGTGGAATCCCACGGATTGGACCGAGGATGAGCCAGGAGTTTTCGAGATGTTGCTGGTTTAA
- a CDS encoding Mannan endo-1,6-alpha-mannosidase — MLAPQTQAAGLLLLAYLLPVHSLEIGSRDDILKTSKSLAADLIKFYHGNETGQAPGLLPQRTTKTKDDDVTYYFYQSGAFMSTYIDYWQLTGDETYNDLVMQGILHQVGQNEDFIPANQSLNAANDDQSIWAMAALTAAEYGFPDPPKDEPQWLDLAESVFDSQRLRWDAEVEKKTCDGGLRWQIAFSNNGYDWKSAETNTFFFALSSRLARQTGNKTYVEYAEKVWDWLYDIELIDHETFAVYDGSSVKSNCTQISKVQLSGAASSLALGAAYMYNQTDGSSTWKSRVQNLTSSFVDTFFQKDGSFAEASCPSDNKCPTDLLTFKALSQRWLAVTSQIAPFTAEPILKALRKSAEESDADKDGDDALEQTMGELAVVSNLLISDAHAAVSWGDEKAKTGGSGSGSGNDSDSGSAGSSSDDKDDDSSATRLTGVNVVLALFAWALYFM, encoded by the exons ATGCTTGCACCCCAAACCCAAGCCGCAGGTCTCCTGCTTCTGGCATATCTACTGCCCGTTCACTCTTTGGAAATTGGTAGCCGAGATGACATTCTCAAGACTTCCAAGTCACTCGCCGCTGATCTCATCAAGTTTTACCATGGCAACGAAACAGGTCAAGCACCTGGCCTTCTGCCCCAGAGGACAACTAAAACAAAGGATGACGATGTCACCTACTACTTTTATCAGTCTGGGGCTTTCATGAGCACCTATATCGACTACTGGCAATTGACGGGCGACGAGACATACAATGACTTGGTGATGCAGGGCATCTTGCACCAGGTCGGCCAGAACGAGGACTTTATCCCAGCAAATCAGAGCCTCAACGCTGCCAATGATGATCAGTCCATctgggccatggctgctttGACTGCTGCCGAGTATGGATTCCCTGATCCTCCCAAGGATGAGCCTCAGTGGCTCGACCTTGCAGAATCTGTGTTTGACTCGCAACGCCTGAGATGGGACGCCgaggtcgagaagaagacgtgCGATGGAGGTTTGCGGTGGCAGATTGCGTTTTCCAACAACGGATATGATTGGAAGTCAG CCGAAACCAATACTTTTTTCTTCGCCCTCAGCTCTCGTCTTGCCAGGCAGACCGGTAACAAGACCTACGTCGAGTATGCCGAGAAAGTGTGGGACTGGCTGTACGACATTGAGCTCATCGACCACGAAACCTTTGCCGTCTATGACGGAAGCAGCGTCAAGTCAAACTGTACGCAGATCAGCAAGGTTCAACTATCTGGAGCCGCTTCTTCGCTTGCTCTCGGTGCGGCTTATATGTACAACCAG ACCGACGGCTCGTCTACCTGGAAGTCCCGAGTTCAGAACCTCACATCATCCTTCGTCGACACCTTCTTCCAGAAGGACGGAAGCTTCGCCGAGGCATCTTGTCCCAGTGATAACAAGTGCCCCACGGATCTCTTGACCTTCAAGGCTCTCTCCCAGCGATGGCTTGCCGTGACGAGTCAGATTGCGCCTTTCACAGCTGAGCCCATCCTCAAGGCACTCCGCAAGTCAGCTGAAGAGTCCGACGCCGACAAGGACGGAGACGATGCGTTGGAGCAGACCATGGGTGAGCTGGCTGTTGTTTCGAACCTGCTAATCTCAGATGCCCATGCTGCCGTTTCTTGGGGTgacgagaaggccaagactggtggctctggttctggttctggtaACGACTCTGACTCGGGGAGTGCCGGTTCATCATCTGATGACAAGGATGATGATAGCTCCGCTACGCGTCTTACGGGGGTGAACGTGGTTCTGGCCTTGTTTGCCTGGGCTCTGTACTTCATGTAA
- a CDS encoding HET domain-containing protein — protein MLYQHIPLTSNSQTRVLVLQPAQDKSEVLVGSLKVCDLQRSSGSIIPSSPFEALSYVWGPPSSTHTLTLGTASLPITANCDEALRELRWNSKERHLWIDSICIDQTDGGIQERNIQVAMMGDIYEAASDVLVWLGPSDEKTTALWRHFKRLYLIRDDSWEDLRHNLCSKFMNKCEDKWKTSQMWAVQEIIEGLLSRTWFERMWTLQELLLAKHATIMCGTQSMSWDALCQALELIEASFPLSSKGTRNFVNCFYAFSDFKEMLEDIENNETDDGVKVLSRVVHHSRIRHATNPKDKIFALYGLSQKLKKPMPQPDYTQSITEIYTKATVALMQQDNSLWPLENLWSENRRDDLPSWVPDWSEDSRWSDDLNQDLGHVPLDYADRDIPSHWDGPTEPAASIKISSDYKQLTLSGRALGVIAHVFDDSNRVHAQTEALAATNGTVEYELATRKHGAETIKLFRQLCSRTSAGDQSEAQLCQLLLTNSPTQPETSFMSGLRALRCVFDVDSPLKNRRYIFTRARNKLMRATNEMSRHPGVLSYVDSDVDAALDVIFAESDVASHESWIEGDCDRSLFNSLMSAASLYRLVRGLWINRSIFITNSGLLGYAHGRVLKGDKVVIFVGAEVPSVIRPRGGECKIQGPAIVKARRSIMDVLQGSLLKEFILL, from the exons ATGCTGTATCAACATATCCCATTGACGAGTAACTCGCAAACAAGGGTCTTGGTACTCCAGCCTGCCCAAGACAAATCAGAGGTCCTGGTTGGATCACTGAAGGTATGTGACCTACAAAGGTCGTCAGGATCTATCATCCCATCTTCTCCATTTGAGGCACTTTCCTATGTCTGGGGTCCCCCAAGTTCGACGCACACACTCACACTTGGTACTGCGTCTCTACCTATCACGGCCAATTGCGATGAGGCACTAAGAGAGCTGAGATGGAACTCGAAAGAGCGCCATCTTTGGATCGACAGCATTTGCATCGACCAGACCGATGGCGGCATCCAGGAAAGGAACATTCAAGTTGCTATGATGGGCGACATTTATGAAGCAGCTTCTGATGTTCTGGTTTGGCTTGGCCCAAGCGACGAGAAGACGACGGCACTCTGGCGACACTTTAAGCGGCTATATCTAATTCGGGATGACTCTTGGGAAGATCTGAGACACAACCTGTGTTCTAAATTCATGAATAAATGTG AGGACAAGTGGAAAACGTCGCAGATGTGGGCTGTCCAAGAAATCATCGAAGGACTCCTCAGCAGAACTTGGTTTGAGAGAATGTGGACTCTCCAAGAACTTCTCCTCGCAAAACACGCAACAATCATGTGTGGCACCCAGTCCATGTCGTGGGATGCGCTCTGCCAGGCTTTGGAACTCATCGAGGCCTCATTTCCCTTGTCGAGCAAGGGAACTCGGAACTTTGTCAACTGCTTCTACGCGTTCTCCGACTTTAAAGAGATGTTAGAAGACATTGAAAACAACGAGACTGATGATGGGGTTAAAGTGCTTTCGAGAGTGGTTCATCATTCAAGAATCAGACATGCCACAAaccccaaggacaagatcttTGCACTCTACGGTCTCTCacagaagctgaagaagcctATGCCGCAGCCTGACTATACTCAGTCCATTACAGAGATCTACACCAAGGCTACTGTTGCTCTCATGCAACAAGACAATTCTCTCTGGCCCTTGGAAAACCTGTGGAGTGAGAACCGGCGAGACGATCTTCCTTCATGGGTGCCAGACTGGAGTGAGGACTCCCGATGGTCCGATGACCTCAATCAGGACCTTGGGCATGTTCCTTTAGATTATGCAGATCGTGATATTCCTTCTCACTGGGACGGGCCAACTGAACCAGCCGCCTCGATCAAGATATCCTCCGACTACAAACAACTCACTCTCAGCGGCAGAGCACTAGGAGTCATTGCTCATGTGTTTGACGATTCCAACAGAGTGCATGCTCAAACCGAAGCCCTCGCTGCAACTAATGGAACTGTCGAGTACGAGCTGGCAACACGAAAGCACGGAGCAGAGACGATCAAGCTCTTCCGACAGCTCTGCTCGCGTACCTCTGCGGGAGATCAGTCTGAAGCTCAACTTTGTCAGTTGTTGCTCACAAACAGCCCAACGCAACCCGAGACATCCTTCATGTCAGGGCTTCGAGCTCTGCGATGCGTATTTGATGTAGATTCACCTTTGAAGAACCGGCGATACATCTTTACTCGTGCGAGAAACAAACTGATGAGAGCTACAAATGAGATGAGCAGGCATCCTGGCGTTCTCTCCTACGTCGATTCTGATGTCGATGCCGCACTCGACGTCATCTTTGCCGAATCTGATGTTGCTAGTCACGAGTCATGGATAGAGGGCGACTGCGATAGATCGCTGTTCAACTCTTTGATGTCTGCTGCTAGCCTTTACCGCCTCGTAAGAGGCCTTTGGATCAACAGGTCCATCTTCATAACGAACTCGGGACTTCTCGGGTATGCCCATGGACGAGTCTTGAAAGGCGATAAGGTGGTCATTTTTGTTGGTGCTGAGGTTCCAAGTGTGATCAGGCCTCGCGGGGGAGAGTGTAAAATCCAGGGGCCTGCGATTGTCAAGGCAAGAAGGAGCATAATGGATGTTCTACAAGGCTCACTGTTGAAGGAATTTATTCTACTCTAG